The following are encoded in a window of Podospora pseudoanserina strain CBS 124.78 chromosome 6, whole genome shotgun sequence genomic DNA:
- a CDS encoding hypothetical protein (EggNog:ENOG503NXN5; COG:E), translating to MSTARVWRPAKALSQRRSFSTTPRALDNYAFIGLGRMGYQMARNLQSKLPPGDTIRLYDINRSAAEKLVEEMKTQQAGGAAPEVSTSVSDAAKEADVVISCLPEPQHVRSTYEALLKDIADLPPRPQPRLFIDSSTIDPHTSSTVCQLVEDKLPGQGHFVDAPMSGGVVGATAGTLTFMLGSDRSLVGRLEPILLRMGKRVLHCGPQTAGLAAKLANNLLLGIQNIGTAEAMLLGVKLGLDPKVLADVINASTGKCWASEVNNPVPGVVPTAPASRGYEGGFGIELMLKDMKLAQDAARRIDLQQTMATKALDLYERASKDAECKGRDFSVVYQVFDKTNGQGP from the exons ATGTCAACGGCAAGAGTATGGCGACCCGCGAAGGCTTTGTCGCAACGTCGGTCCTTTTCCACCACACCGCGGGCACTGGATAACTATGCTTTCATTGGGCTTGGGCGGATG GGATACCAAATGGCACGAAACCTCCAGTCCAAACTTCCACCAGGCGACACTATTCGGCTGTACGATATCAACCGGAGCGCAGCTGAAAAGCTCGTCGAGGAAATGAAGACGCAACAAGCCGGTGGTGCTGCCCCAGAGGTGTCTACCAGCGTCTCAGACGCTGCGAAGGAAGCA GATGTCGTCATCTCTTGCCTTCCTGAGCCACAACATGTCCGGTCAACGTATGAGGCGTTGCTGAAGGACATTGCGGATCTCCCACCTCGTCCGCAACCTCGACTCTTCATTGACTCGTCAACGATTGACCCACACACGTCGTCCACAGTATGCCAATTGGTGGAAGACAAGCTCCCTGGGCAGGGTCACTTTGTTGATGCCCCCATGTCAGGCGGGGTTGTCGGCGCCACAGCTGGCACATTGACGTTCATGCTGGGCTCTGACAGGTCGCTGGTCGGCCGCCTTGAGCCCATTTTGCTTCGTATGGGGAAACGAGTGCTTCATTGCGGTCCGCAAACCGCTGGTCTCGCCGCCAAGCTGGCCAACAACCTTTTGCTGGGGATACAGAACATCGGTACGGCGGAGGCTATGTTGTTGGGTGTCAAGCTCGGTCTTGACCCCAAGGTATTGGCAGATGTCATCAATGCTAGCACTGGAAAGTGCTGGGCAAGTGAGGTCAACAATCCTGTCCCGGGCGTAGTTCCAACAGCCCCGGCAAGTCGTGGCTACGAAGGCGGGTTTGGCATCGAGCTCATGTTGAAAGATATGAAACTTGCTCAAGATGCCGCCCGGAGGATAGACCTTCAGCAAACCATGGCTACCAAGGCTCTTGATCTGTATGAAAGGGCTTCCAAAGATGCCGAATGCAAGGGTCGAGATTTCTCGGTTGTCTACCAAGTCTTTGACAAGACGAATGGTCAAGGGCCGTGA